A region from the Triticum urartu cultivar G1812 chromosome 1, Tu2.1, whole genome shotgun sequence genome encodes:
- the LOC125538192 gene encoding adenylate isopentenyltransferase-like has protein sequence MNTLANRVITTTVTTVARGGGGRPPATSRRRPLRIWRAAAMSSSSSCSSSSSSGGGSGWGEEGERARTRLVVIVGATGTGKTKLSIDAARELRGEVVNADKIQLYEGLDVTTNKVPLADRRGVEHHLLGAVPPEAGALPPSSFRSLGAAKVASIAARGLLPVVAGGSNSLIHALLADLPDDDGAALPEDPFSLDRRYRPALRYPCCLLWVDVEEALLAEYLDRRVDDMVGAGMVEELREYFAATTAAERAAHAPGLGKAIGVPELGEYLAGRRSFRAAVDDIKANTRRLAAAQVCKIRRMADGWGWPVRRLDASATIRARLAGAGPAAESASWERDVRGPGLAAIRAFLADQTCSHGDDATAIAIAKGVDEPAPLLMRLPRMQCCDMVV, from the coding sequence ATGAACACCCTCGCTAATCGGGTTATTACCACCACCGTCACCACCGTCGCGCGCGGAGGCGGAGGACGACCGCCTGCCACTTCCCGCCGCCGCCCATTGCGGATCTGGCGCGCCGCGGCAATGAGCTCTTCCTCCTCTTGttcgtcctcctcctccagcggcggcggatcggggtggggggaggagggggagagggcgaGGACGCGGCTGGTGGTGATCGTCGGCGCCACGGGCACCGGGAAGACCAAGCTGTCCATCGACGCGGCGCGGGAGCTGCGCGGCGAGGTCGTCAACGCCGACAAGATCCAGCTCTACGAAGGCCTCGACGTCACCACCAACAAGGTGCCGCTCGCCGACCGCCGCGGCGTCGAGCACCACCTGCTCGGCGCCGTCCCCCCCGAGGCCGGCGCGCTCCCGCCGTCCTCCTTCCGCTCCCTCGGCGCCGCCAAGGTCGCCTCGATCGCGGCCAGGGGGCTGCTGCCCGTCGTAGCCGGCGGGTCCAACTCCCTCATCCACGCCCTCCTCGCCGACCTCCCCGACGACGACGGCGCCGCGCTCCCCGAGGACCCCTTCTCCCTCGACCGCCGCTACCGCCCCGCGCTCCGGTACCCGTGCTGCCTCCTCTGGGTGGACGTGGAGGAGGCGCTCCTCGCCGAGTACCTGGACCGGCGCGTGGACGACATGGTGGGcgccggcatggtggaggagctgcgggagtacttcgccgccaccaccgccgcggAGCGCGCCGCGCACGCCCCCGGGCTGGGCAAGGCCATCGGGGTGCCGGAGCTGGGCGAGTACCTCGCCGGGCGCAGGAGCTTCCGCGCGGCCGTGGACGACATCAAGGCCAACACCCGGCGCCTCGCCGCCGCGCAGGTGTGCAAGATCCGGCGCATGGCCGACGGCTGGGGCTGGCCCGTGCGCCGCCTCGACGCCTCCGCCACCATCCGCGCGCGGCTCGCCGGGGCCGGCCCGGCCGCCGAGTCGGCGTCCTGGGAGCGCGACGTCCGCGGCCCCGGCCTCGCCGCCATCCGCGCCTTCCTCGCCGACCAAACCTGCTCGCACGGCGATGACGCCACCGCCATCGCCATCGCCAAGGGCGTGGACGAGCCGGCGCCGCTGCTGATGCGGCTGCCGCGGATGCAATGCTGCGACATGGTGGTGTGA